A window of Blautia argi genomic DNA:
TGCGGATTTGACATTCTGAGCGTATTGATAAAGACAGCCTTTAACTTCTCTGACAAAAGGTTTCTTTTTCTTTCGACGCTCTTCAAAATCCACATCTGCAGCTTCAATCAAGCCCCTGGAAATATCCACAAAAATTTCATCGCCATCTTCCAGGTAGGCAATTGGTCCATTCTGTGCTGCTTCCGGAGATATATGTCCCACAAAACAGCCATTGTTAGACCCTGAAAATCTTCCATCTGTAATCAGACATACCTTATCTCCCAAATGCATTCCCACCAGAAGCTTCATAGCTTTGTACATTTCCGGCATTCCCGGACCCCCTTTTGGACCTTCGTTTCGGATAACTATAACAGTACCTTCCTGCACATCTCCTCGACGTATTCCTTTTAAAGCCTCTTCTTCCCCCTCATAGATTTTTGCTTTTCCCCTGAACACCAATGCTTTATCCGGAATAGCGGAAGGCTTGGATACAGCGCCTTCCGGAGCCAAATTCCCATAAAGGATTTTAATTCCACCTCTGGTATGTACGGGATTCTCTATAGAATGAATAACCTCAGGATAAAAATTTTGTACTTTTTCAAGAACCTCTCTCAGTATTTTTCCCTGACAATTTTTTTCCTGAACCCATAAAATACTTTCTAATTCCTTCATAAGTACCGGAACTCCTCCGGCTTCATAAAACTCTAAAAGCGTACGGTTTCCGGAAGGAATCAATGGCACTAAATGCGGAATCCCTTCACAGATTTTTCCGAAATCAGATATGGATAATTCGATTTCTCCCTCATATGCAATAGCAATTAAATGAAGAACTGCATTTGTGGAACCGCCTATAGCTCCATTTACTCTTATACCGTTATAAATAGCATTTTTCGTTATAATATCCCTTATCTTTATATTTCTTCTTACAAGTTCTACTATCTGTTTTCCACTCCGATACCCTGCTGCCAATCTTTCACTGTATACAGCAGGAATAACAGCCGTTCCAGGTAACATGATTCCCATTGCTTCAGCCAGACACCCCATAGTATTTGCAGTTCCCAACATGGCACAAGAGCCCATGGTCGGCATTGCATGATCTTCTATCCATTGAAACTTCTCCTTGCTTATCATTCCTTTCTGTAATGCACCTTCGGACTCCTGTATAATAGAATGATCGATAAATTCCCCTCCGTACGGATTATCCTTCTTCATACGTCCGGGAAGACTCGGTCCTCCATTTACCAGAATGGTAGGCAGATTCACTCTCATAGCCCCCATAAGCATTCCGGGAATTATTTTGTCACAGCTTCCCAAAAGTACCAATCCGTCCAGTCTATGCGCTTCCGCCATTGCTTCTATACTATCTGCTATCATCTGACGGGTAGGGAGAATATACTTCATTCCTTTATGGCCCATAGCAATTCCATCACAAGCTCCTATCATTCCAAGTTCAACAGGAGTCCCTCCTCCGGCCTGTATTCCTTCTCTGACACGCTCTGAAAGCTGTCTGAAAATCACATGTCCGGGACAAATGGAACTATAAGCATTTACTACTGCTATTATGGGCTTCTCTAATTCTTCCTGAGAATATCCGTCTGCCTTATATAAAGCTCTTACATTTGCCCACCCAGGGCCTTCTAAAATATCACTGCTTCTTGTTTTCATACATTTTCCCAATCCTTATTTTTCCAAGTAAAAATGATAATTTCCAGATTGAATCAAAACACAATATCCTTTTTCTGTCCTGCGAACTTCTTCGATACCCTCTTTGGAACTTTCCCTGGGATACAAT
This region includes:
- the ilvD gene encoding dihydroxy-acid dehydratase, whose protein sequence is MKTRSSDILEGPGWANVRALYKADGYSQEELEKPIIAVVNAYSSICPGHVIFRQLSERVREGIQAGGGTPVELGMIGACDGIAMGHKGMKYILPTRQMIADSIEAMAEAHRLDGLVLLGSCDKIIPGMLMGAMRVNLPTILVNGGPSLPGRMKKDNPYGGEFIDHSIIQESEGALQKGMISKEKFQWIEDHAMPTMGSCAMLGTANTMGCLAEAMGIMLPGTAVIPAVYSERLAAGYRSGKQIVELVRRNIKIRDIITKNAIYNGIRVNGAIGGSTNAVLHLIAIAYEGEIELSISDFGKICEGIPHLVPLIPSGNRTLLEFYEAGGVPVLMKELESILWVQEKNCQGKILREVLEKVQNFYPEVIHSIENPVHTRGGIKILYGNLAPEGAVSKPSAIPDKALVFRGKAKIYEGEEEALKGIRRGDVQEGTVIVIRNEGPKGGPGMPEMYKAMKLLVGMHLGDKVCLITDGRFSGSNNGCFVGHISPEAAQNGPIAYLEDGDEIFVDISRGLIEAADVDFEERRKKKKPFVREVKGCLYQYAQNVKSASQGAMIPNRREYDREEENR